In the Parashewanella tropica genome, TGCTTCGATAGCGTATTGGGAGCAGGTTGGGACAAAGCGACACCGCGGTCCAAGAAGTGGACTGATTACAATTTGATAGGCTCGTATCAGTACGATACCTAAGAGTTGTAACGGCGACATAGTTTTCGCCATAACTTTTCCACCAACTTATGCAAAGCTGCGTTATCCATTTTTGTTAC is a window encoding:
- the yidD gene encoding membrane protein insertion efficiency factor YidD, coding for MAKTMSPLQLLGIVLIRAYQIVISPLLGPRCRFVPTCSQYAIEAIKIHGFFKGSWFAIKRILKCHPLHPGGNDPVPQKNDRCNK